The Ruminococcaceae bacterium R-25 genomic interval TCTTTTCTCTTACCTGACGCTTAAGGATGGCAGCACTTTTCTGAAGCTCTTTTTGCTGGCTGATGTAAGAAGATACCAGCGAGAGCTCGGCGATGACTGTAAAGACTACGAAAATCGTGCTGTATGTAGGGATCGTGTAGACTATCATGCTGTCCATGAGGATCGACAGGTACAGGATCAGGAACATAAGGCTGAACAGCAATGCCCAGAGAAGGACCCTCTGGTTTTCCCTGTTGTAGAAGAACAGGTCGATAAAGATAGCGAGAGTAACTGACAATAGTGCGACTATCAATGCAACAAATTCCGGAGACAACAGACCGAAAACGATATCGCAAATGAAGTAGGCGATTATTTCTGTCAGACCGAGTGCAATAACGCCATGGTGTGCTTTTCTTATCAGGGCATATTTTTTCTGCGTCTTTGTACCGACAAAAAACTGTGTATTCTCAATAAAAGAAGCAGTTGAAGCAATTATAAGAAGGACGAATCTTAAGTCAGCTCTTATATGGCTGTCGACAGAAATGAATCTGCAGTCTGTCAGGTAGTATAAAAGGATCGATACAAAGCTGCTGAAGAATGCTATGAACAGTCTTTTGTTTTTTGTTGCGCCTAATATGATGTTCGATCCTACACCGATGGCGATCAGGAAGAGTACTGTAACGATGGCGAAGTGTCCTGCTGTAAGAGCAGTGCGGATATCGTTAGCTGTTCTGGTTTCTATGATAGGCTCTGAAAGGAGTCCCGGGTTTTGAAGCTTAGGCGCGCATGCGATAACGATTACGATATCGAGTTTACCGTCTTCAGGGATAAGCGTGCAGTAATCAGCGAATGCCTTAAGGTTAAATACGGGTGTTCTGTCGCCGATTCGGTCTACATATTCACCATTACAATATATCCAGGCGATTCCGTTAAATTTATGGAATGTGAGTGAGAGCGAACCGGCATCATCGTTTACTTCGAAATGTCCGATATATGCCGCACTGTAGCAAGGCTTATCGTCAATCGTAAACCTCTGATAACTGATGCCGTTATCTGCATTTTCCCATTCACCGGAATATTTATAGTCGAACCATCCGCGCCACGAGTCACGTGTTTTGATGTTTTCAACATAGGGACTGTTGTTAAGCAAAGTGGAAGACGGCCAATCGACCTTATTGCCTTCGTCTGCAAAACCGGCAAAAGCGGTATCCACCATATCAGGCGTTACGTTCGGCACAAATGTCCAGCCCTCGGAAATATGGTCGCTGTAAGGTCCGTCCCAGGCTAATGTATTGCTCAGTGCAATAGTGCCTTTTTTAGGATCTAATGAAGGAGTCGAATCAGTTGTAAAGGTAATTCCGATACTGATGATGCCTGCAATTACCAGTGTCAGGAGCAACGCGAAAATAAAGGCGAGCATAGTACCGCTGAAGGTCCTGTTATTCGGGCCCGGACCTGTCAGTCTGATTTTTGCCAGTCTGCTGTGCTTATATTGAGCCATTGTTCCTGATTCTTCCTAAAATGATGAAGCGGGACTGTTACAAGCCCCGCATTCAGTATTTATTAAATTACTTAGATTAGAACTGAGTGTTCATGCTGTTCTTTACCGGCGGATAAGCGAATGAATATCCGATACCCCACTCAGTTTTAACGAATGTGATCTCAGGTGCGATCTTCTCCATCTTCTTTCTCAAGTAAGAGATGTTAACCATTACGAGATGGTTGTCGCACGGTGAATCGTCACCCCAAACGTGAGAATAGATTCTTGTGAAAGGAACGATAACATTAGGTGTCTCAGCGAGGAGGCAGAGGATATCGAACTCACGGTTTGTAAGATGCAAAGGCTTCTCCTTAAGAGTAACCTCACGTGTCTTGATATTGATGCGGAGCGGCGGATACTCTACAAGGAATCCCTCGCTCTTCATATTACGCTTAATGTGAACGTTGATTCTGAGGCTTAACTCAGGAAGTGAATAAGGCTTTGTGATGTAGTCATCAGCACCAACCTTAAATCCGTTGATAACATCCTCCTGCTGATCCTTTGCTGTAAGGAAGATGATAGGACAATCTGTGTAATCTTTGATCTTAGGTGCGAGATCAAATGCGCTTCCGTCAGGAAGCATAACGTCCAAAACAATGCATGAGAAACTATGAAGTTTGATTTTCTCAAGTGCATCAGCGCAATTTGTTGCTGTTACGACGTCATAACCTTCGCTCTCAAGGAAATCACGGTTAAGTGCCAAGATGTCACTATCGTCATCTACAAGGAATACTTTTTGCTTTGCCATTATAAAACCTCCCCGGTAACAATTCTTATTTTTCTGTTATCACAATTATCGATTCGGCGAGACACCGGAATGCTGTTTTATATAATTGTGATTTTTTGATTTTATCACGAGCATAGTATACAACAAGTCAAATCAGTTTTATATAGTTAAATGCAATAAGTTACAGAGAAAATTTGACATATTTAGGTTAAAGTGCGCACGAGATAGAAAATATGTTTGTTTTATGCTACTATCTGTGCCATGAAGCGCATCATTTTCCACATTGACCAGAATTGTTATTTTGCTTCGGTAGAGATGATCTCAAGGCCGGAACTTAAGAATGTGCCGATGGCTGTTGCAGGTGATGCGAAGGTCAGGCATGGTATTATCCTCGCAAAGAATGAACCTGCAAAAAAATACGGGATCAAGACG includes:
- a CDS encoding signal transduction histidine kinase — its product is MAQYKHSRLAKIRLTGPGPNNRTFSGTMLAFIFALLLTLVIAGIISIGITFTTDSTPSLDPKKGTIALSNTLAWDGPYSDHISEGWTFVPNVTPDMVDTAFAGFADEGNKVDWPSSTLLNNSPYVENIKTRDSWRGWFDYKYSGEWENADNGISYQRFTIDDKPCYSAAYIGHFEVNDDAGSLSLTFHKFNGIAWIYCNGEYVDRIGDRTPVFNLKAFADYCTLIPEDGKLDIVIVIACAPKLQNPGLLSEPIIETRTANDIRTALTAGHFAIVTVLFLIAIGVGSNIILGATKNKRLFIAFFSSFVSILLYYLTDCRFISVDSHIRADLRFVLLIIASTASFIENTQFFVGTKTQKKYALIRKAHHGVIALGLTEIIAYFICDIVFGLLSPEFVALIVALLSVTLAIFIDLFFYNRENQRVLLWALLFSLMFLILYLSILMDSMIVYTIPTYSTIFVVFTVIAELSLVSSYISQQKELQKSAAILKRQVREKTIFISEINRDLVLTNKRLMEGESARKNVLSNVSHDLRTPITAIRGYAELMLSAQDNLSLDQRNSYLSNIVRRSEQMERIVADIMELTRMESSDSDFHFTSVSISEMLDELIVMYSMDLEDTEKHLSLDLPPMDSLIVKADPAKLSRVFENLISNAINYTEAKANIVVKAWRTGDMSHISTQKIHVTVKDDGIGIPEQSIPRIFDRFYRANNSGINIKGTGLGLAIVKLICDKHDAEIKVTSKLGEGTTFEIIMAASY
- a CDS encoding DNA-binding response OmpR family regulator; the encoded protein is MAKQKVFLVDDDSDILALNRDFLESEGYDVVTATNCADALEKIKLHSFSCIVLDVMLPDGSAFDLAPKIKDYTDCPIIFLTAKDQQEDVINGFKVGADDYITKPYSLPELSLRINVHIKRNMKSEGFLVEYPPLRINIKTREVTLKEKPLHLTNREFDILCLLAETPNVIVPFTRIYSHVWGDDSPCDNHLVMVNISYLRKKMEKIAPEITFVKTEWGIGYSFAYPPVKNSMNTQF